The Candidatus Koribacter versatilis Ellin345 genome has a segment encoding these proteins:
- a CDS encoding acetyl-CoA hydrolase/transferase family protein translates to MSWFVEYERKRKNSAAEALKAVQSGMRVWVHANSGFPQVLADALTARAPELRDVEVAHLLGMGKARYAEPEYAASFRPNALFIGPSVRTAVNDGRADYTPIHLSEIEALFTSGAMPIDIALIHTSRPDEHGFVSLGTSIETTLSAARAAKYVIAQTNVQMPKTCGNTYLHVSEIDAFVEVDVPLAEMTIHEATAEHQEIAKHIAPLIEDGCTIQTGIGGIPDAILPHLMDRKNLGVHTETISEGAIPLIEAGVINGRMKTLNPNKVTLGFVLGTRRMYDYVRMNSIFDFRPNSYTNDPYVVARHDNMVAINSALEIDITGQVCSDSVGQKFYSGFGGQLDFIRGAGRSKNGKPVIALPATAKNGTISKIVPMLKPGAGVVTTRADVHFVATEFGIVNLHGKTVRERAELLISIAHPKFRKELLEHCEKMKWTRSGELVGAAAL, encoded by the coding sequence ATGTCTTGGTTTGTGGAGTACGAACGCAAGAGAAAGAACAGCGCCGCCGAGGCGCTTAAGGCTGTTCAGTCGGGGATGCGCGTCTGGGTCCATGCCAACAGCGGCTTCCCGCAGGTGCTTGCCGATGCGTTGACCGCACGCGCGCCCGAACTGCGCGACGTCGAAGTCGCTCACCTGCTGGGCATGGGCAAAGCTCGCTATGCGGAGCCGGAATACGCAGCATCGTTCCGTCCGAATGCGCTGTTCATCGGTCCAAGCGTGCGCACTGCCGTCAACGACGGGCGCGCCGATTACACGCCCATCCATCTCAGCGAGATCGAAGCCCTGTTTACCAGCGGCGCGATGCCGATTGATATCGCGCTGATCCATACCTCGCGTCCCGATGAACACGGCTTTGTGAGCCTTGGCACTTCGATCGAGACCACTCTCTCCGCCGCGCGCGCAGCGAAGTACGTGATCGCGCAAACCAACGTGCAGATGCCGAAGACCTGCGGCAACACCTACCTGCACGTCAGCGAGATTGACGCGTTCGTCGAAGTCGATGTTCCGCTCGCCGAAATGACGATCCACGAAGCCACCGCGGAGCACCAGGAAATCGCCAAGCATATCGCTCCGCTCATTGAAGACGGCTGCACCATCCAGACCGGTATCGGCGGCATTCCCGACGCCATCCTGCCGCACCTTATGGACCGCAAGAACCTCGGCGTGCACACCGAGACCATCAGCGAAGGCGCGATCCCGCTGATCGAGGCCGGCGTAATCAACGGCCGCATGAAGACCCTGAATCCGAATAAAGTCACGCTTGGTTTCGTGCTCGGAACTCGGCGCATGTACGACTACGTGCGTATGAATTCGATCTTTGACTTCCGGCCGAACAGCTACACCAACGATCCCTACGTGGTTGCACGTCACGACAACATGGTCGCCATCAACTCGGCGCTCGAGATCGATATCACCGGCCAGGTTTGTTCTGACTCGGTAGGCCAGAAGTTCTACAGCGGCTTTGGCGGACAGCTTGATTTCATCCGCGGCGCTGGACGTTCCAAGAATGGCAAGCCGGTGATCGCCCTGCCGGCGACGGCGAAAAACGGAACCATCTCGAAGATCGTCCCGATGTTGAAGCCCGGCGCGGGCGTGGTTACGACGCGCGCTGATGTTCATTTCGTCGCGACGGAATTCGGCATTGTGAATTTGCACGGCAAAACAGTGCGGGAGCGGGCGGAATTGCTGATCAGTATCGCGCACCCGAAGTTCCGCAAAGAGTTATTGGAGCATTGCGAAAAAATGAAGTGGACCCGCTCAGGAGAGTTAGTGGGCGCGGCTGCGTTGTAA
- a CDS encoding 4Fe-4S dicluster domain-containing protein, which yields MAEARGYVTVDAEECKGCGLCVESCPPNCLELAPELSHQGVHPAQYTGEKCTGCGICFYCCPEPGAITVYRHTMPAKQPALSSSGEGKETAHAATV from the coding sequence ATGGCGGAAGCACGCGGTTACGTAACGGTTGATGCGGAGGAGTGCAAAGGCTGCGGATTGTGCGTTGAGTCGTGCCCTCCGAACTGCCTGGAACTCGCTCCGGAGTTGAGCCACCAGGGCGTTCACCCGGCGCAGTACACCGGGGAGAAATGCACTGGCTGCGGCATTTGTTTCTACTGCTGCCCGGAGCCGGGCGCAATAACGGTTTACAGACACACCATGCCGGCAAAACAGCCGGCTCTTTCTTCGTCTGGCGAAGGGAAGGAGACGGCCCATGCGGCAACTGTGTAA
- a CDS encoding 3-methyl-2-oxobutanoate dehydrogenase subunit VorB, translated as MRQLCKGNVAIVKGAIMAGCRGYYGYPITPASEIAEYAALLFPQVGGTFIQAESEVSAINMVYGAASAGVRTMSGSSGPGISLMQEGISYCAGSELPCVIVDIVRGGPGLGNIAPEQSDYFAMTKGGGHGCYRNIVLAPASVQEMFDYTIKAFELSDKYRNPTVIMTDGFVGQMMEPLEIDFRDIVPPEKPWAVKGTHETRKNLISSIYLTPDQLEAHIRHLEKKYKTIEENETLSETYMAEDAEILVVGHGIISRVLRSTVDMARAQGMKVGLFRPITLWPFPSKELAKAAKNVACILTVELSTGQMVEDVKLAVNGRVPVEFYGRCGGNVPSAEEVNAELFSRVASLV; from the coding sequence ATGCGGCAACTGTGTAAGGGAAATGTCGCGATTGTGAAAGGGGCCATCATGGCGGGATGCCGCGGGTATTACGGCTATCCCATCACTCCAGCCAGTGAAATTGCCGAGTATGCGGCGCTGTTGTTCCCGCAAGTCGGCGGCACCTTCATCCAGGCCGAGAGCGAAGTTTCGGCCATCAACATGGTGTACGGCGCGGCCTCCGCGGGCGTGCGCACCATGAGCGGATCTTCCGGCCCAGGCATTAGCCTGATGCAGGAAGGGATCAGCTACTGCGCGGGCTCCGAACTGCCCTGCGTCATTGTAGACATCGTGCGCGGCGGCCCCGGGCTTGGCAATATTGCCCCCGAGCAGAGCGACTACTTCGCAATGACCAAGGGCGGTGGCCACGGTTGCTATCGCAACATTGTTCTCGCTCCGGCTTCGGTGCAGGAGATGTTCGACTACACCATCAAGGCCTTCGAACTCTCCGACAAATATCGCAATCCGACCGTCATCATGACCGACGGCTTCGTCGGCCAGATGATGGAGCCGCTTGAAATCGATTTTCGCGACATCGTGCCCCCTGAGAAACCTTGGGCGGTGAAGGGAACTCACGAGACCCGCAAGAACCTGATCAGTTCCATCTATCTCACCCCCGATCAGCTAGAGGCGCACATTCGTCACCTCGAGAAGAAGTACAAAACGATCGAAGAGAACGAGACGCTGTCTGAGACCTACATGGCCGAGGACGCCGAGATCCTCGTTGTCGGTCACGGCATCATCTCTCGCGTGCTGCGTTCCACCGTAGATATGGCGCGCGCACAAGGCATGAAGGTCGGGCTCTTCCGGCCCATCACCCTGTGGCCGTTCCCGTCGAAAGAACTGGCAAAAGCCGCGAAGAACGTGGCCTGCATCCTGACCGTCGAACTCAGTACCGGACAGATGGTGGAAGACGTGAAGCTCGCCGTGAACGGCCGAGTTCCGGTCGAGTTCTATGGACGCTGCGGCGGCAATGTGCCGTCGGCAGAAGAAGTTAACGCAGAACTATTCAGCCGCGTCGCGAGCCTGGTTTAG
- a CDS encoding 2-oxoacid:acceptor oxidoreductase family protein yields MEGYDIIKHKSPAFYDSFERKDELQNQTHYCPGCGHGVGHKLIAEALTDLGLQDRTVLVSPVGCSVFAYYYFDVGNVQVAHGRAPAAATALRRSNPESIVISYQGDGDLAAIGTAEIIHAANRGENITVIFMNNAIYGMTGGQMAPTTLVNQTSTTSPYGRNPQNEGFPLHMCELLSSLEAPVYIERVSLGDPKNIMKAQRAVKKALTLQSQKAGFTFIEILSPCPTIWKKDPIEARKWVSEVLMKTFPVGVYREKKLELPECKHAPQKTVAECIGATQGVEKTTGHRHHTRDISIKIAGFGGQGVLLLGQIIAEMGMRESMEVSWLPAYGPEMRSGSANCSVTLAHDRIGTPLITRPEVLVAMNEPSLRKFADTVAPGGVILYNRDRLPEDFSISHARVLCVPASAMADTLGSAKVANVVMLGALLEETECLPSESAIAVLESTVKNPKILELDKQAIKAGRDFVDNQVRVGAVPGPDGYAY; encoded by the coding sequence ATGGAAGGGTACGACATCATCAAGCACAAATCTCCGGCCTTCTACGACAGCTTTGAGCGGAAGGACGAACTGCAGAATCAAACCCACTATTGCCCGGGCTGCGGCCACGGCGTCGGCCACAAGCTAATCGCCGAGGCCCTCACCGATCTCGGCCTCCAGGACCGCACGGTGCTTGTGAGCCCGGTCGGCTGCTCGGTGTTTGCGTATTACTACTTCGACGTGGGCAACGTGCAAGTCGCCCACGGACGCGCCCCGGCCGCGGCCACCGCGCTGCGCCGCTCCAACCCCGAGAGCATTGTCATCAGCTACCAGGGCGACGGCGATCTCGCGGCCATCGGCACGGCGGAGATCATTCACGCCGCCAATCGCGGTGAGAACATCACCGTGATCTTCATGAACAACGCGATCTACGGCATGACCGGCGGCCAGATGGCGCCGACCACGCTCGTGAACCAGACCAGCACCACGTCACCCTACGGACGCAATCCGCAGAACGAGGGCTTCCCGCTGCACATGTGCGAGTTGCTCTCGAGCCTGGAAGCGCCGGTGTACATCGAGCGCGTTTCGCTCGGTGACCCGAAGAACATCATGAAGGCGCAGCGCGCGGTAAAGAAGGCACTCACTCTGCAGAGCCAGAAGGCCGGCTTCACCTTCATTGAAATCCTCTCGCCCTGTCCGACGATCTGGAAGAAAGATCCGATCGAGGCCCGCAAGTGGGTCAGCGAAGTTCTGATGAAGACTTTTCCAGTCGGCGTCTATCGCGAGAAGAAACTCGAACTGCCGGAATGCAAACACGCGCCGCAGAAGACGGTCGCGGAATGCATCGGCGCTACGCAAGGCGTAGAGAAGACCACCGGTCATCGCCACCACACTCGCGACATCAGCATTAAGATCGCGGGCTTCGGCGGACAGGGCGTTCTTCTCCTCGGCCAGATCATCGCCGAGATGGGTATGCGCGAGAGCATGGAAGTAAGCTGGCTTCCCGCGTATGGTCCGGAAATGCGCAGCGGCAGCGCCAACTGTAGCGTTACCCTGGCACACGACCGCATCGGAACGCCGCTCATCACGCGGCCGGAAGTGTTGGTCGCGATGAACGAGCCCTCGCTACGGAAGTTCGCCGATACGGTTGCTCCCGGCGGCGTCATCCTCTACAACCGCGATCGTCTGCCGGAAGATTTCAGCATCTCGCATGCGCGTGTGTTGTGTGTACCAGCTTCCGCGATGGCCGACACACTCGGCTCCGCGAAGGTCGCCAACGTGGTCATGCTCGGCGCGCTTCTCGAAGAGACCGAATGCCTGCCCTCCGAGAGCGCGATCGCCGTACTCGAATCCACAGTCAAGAACCCAAAGATCCTCGAACTCGACAAGCAGGCCATCAAGGCCGGCCGCGATTTCGTTGATAACCAGGTGCGCGTCGGCGCCGTCCCCGGGCCCGACGGGTACGCATACTAG
- a CDS encoding DUF488 domain-containing protein, producing the protein MKLFTIGFTKKSADEFFPALIAGSVRRVIDVRLNNTSQLAGFSKKDDLRYFLKAIASIEYTHVPELAPTQEILDAYKKKAMDWPAYETAFRKLLEERKAAGSLDREIFEDACLLCSEEKPEHCHRRIAAEYLHEQWGDIEIVHL; encoded by the coding sequence ATGAAGCTGTTCACGATTGGATTTACGAAGAAGAGTGCGGACGAATTCTTCCCCGCGCTCATAGCGGGGAGCGTAAGGCGCGTCATCGACGTCCGGCTCAACAACACATCGCAGCTCGCGGGCTTTTCAAAGAAAGACGACCTGCGGTACTTCCTCAAAGCAATCGCAAGTATCGAGTACACGCATGTCCCGGAATTAGCCCCGACACAAGAAATTCTCGATGCCTACAAGAAGAAGGCGATGGATTGGCCGGCATACGAGACAGCGTTTCGTAAGTTGCTGGAAGAGCGTAAGGCAGCCGGCTCACTCGATCGCGAAATCTTCGAGGATGCATGCCTTCTCTGCTCCGAGGAAAAGCCGGAGCACTGCCATCGCCGGATTGCGGCCGAATACCTACACGAGCAGTGGGGCGATATCGAAATCGTCCACCTATAA
- a CDS encoding DUF488 domain-containing protein — translation MSTVFTIGHSNRSIEELIALLRQNGITAVADVRSQPYSRLYPQFNRDPLEDSLKRAGIQYIFLGKELGARSEDTRCYDNGRVRYGRLAETALFQHGLDRIHAGLAKGYTIAILCAEKEPLDCHRTILVARQLAARGFEIKHIVGEKLVEDHRETIERLRHGLSLGSMHLFKGEDELVAIAYEMQEEKIAFTKTEEEHR, via the coding sequence GTGAGCACCGTCTTCACCATCGGACATTCGAACCGATCGATCGAAGAACTGATCGCATTGCTTCGGCAGAATGGGATTACCGCGGTTGCGGATGTACGCTCGCAGCCCTATAGCCGGTTGTATCCGCAGTTCAATCGCGATCCGCTGGAAGATTCGCTGAAGCGCGCGGGGATCCAATACATATTTCTCGGCAAGGAACTTGGAGCGCGGAGCGAGGATACGCGTTGCTACGACAATGGACGGGTGCGATATGGGCGGCTCGCGGAGACGGCCCTCTTTCAGCACGGACTCGATCGCATCCATGCCGGCCTTGCAAAGGGATACACGATCGCGATCCTCTGCGCGGAGAAGGAACCACTGGATTGCCATCGCACGATCCTGGTTGCCAGGCAGCTCGCGGCCCGCGGATTCGAAATAAAACATATCGTCGGCGAGAAGCTTGTTGAAGACCATCGGGAGACGATCGAACGGCTGAGGCATGGTTTGTCGCTCGGTTCCATGCATCTTTTCAAAGGGGAAGACGAACTGGTCGCAATCGCCTACGAAATGCAGGAAGAGAAGATTGCCTTCACGAAAACCGAAGAGGAACACCGATGA
- a CDS encoding dual OB domain-containing protein, giving the protein MYTKRFVCLANSRQTSGRCIAGKEIYSNGAFGAWLRPVSARPTQELHERERRLPRGGDASLLDILEIGLKEPRPHAHQSENHLVDVRHSWVRRGLCPWNELRNAVDKVESLWGTGCSSRHGINDRIFSEDAKQYRNSLLLIQPEEFSVEVFAEKTEFGERHRARGFLFYRGEEYRFSITDPEIERQYLAEGEGEYPLEQALLCVSLGEPWIAGYCYKYCAGVITPGWRG; this is encoded by the coding sequence ATGTATACGAAACGGTTTGTTTGTCTTGCCAATTCGCGCCAGACTTCGGGGCGATGTATTGCCGGCAAAGAAATCTATAGCAACGGGGCGTTCGGGGCGTGGCTTCGTCCGGTAAGTGCCCGGCCGACACAGGAGCTACACGAGCGTGAGCGACGGCTGCCGCGCGGCGGAGATGCTTCCCTGCTAGACATTCTCGAGATCGGGCTGAAGGAACCGCGGCCCCACGCACATCAATCGGAGAACCACCTGGTGGACGTCCGGCACTCTTGGGTGCGGCGAGGTCTGTGTCCGTGGAACGAGTTGCGCAACGCGGTGGATAAGGTCGAGTCGCTATGGGGCACGGGATGTAGTAGCCGCCATGGCATCAACGACCGCATCTTCTCGGAGGACGCGAAGCAATATCGAAATTCTCTGTTGCTGATTCAACCCGAGGAGTTTTCAGTGGAAGTCTTCGCGGAGAAGACGGAGTTTGGTGAGCGGCATCGCGCACGCGGCTTCCTGTTTTATCGTGGCGAGGAATACCGTTTCTCCATCACCGATCCGGAGATCGAGCGGCAATACCTGGCTGAAGGCGAAGGCGAGTATCCCCTTGAACAAGCGCTGCTATGCGTGAGCCTGGGCGAGCCGTGGATCGCCGGCTACTGCTACAAGTACTGCGCCGGCGTAATTACTCCAGGATGGCGCGGGTGA